One window of Centropristis striata isolate RG_2023a ecotype Rhode Island chromosome 23, C.striata_1.0, whole genome shotgun sequence genomic DNA carries:
- the LOC131962486 gene encoding cytidine deaminase-like, whose protein sequence is MANLKPREADDWIKSLVQESHKAKEFSYCPYSQLRVGSALLTEDGKIFSGSNVENACFYLGLCAERTAINKAVSEGYRKFKAIAVSSDLEERVIPPCGACRQVIREFGDIPVFMTKVDGSYTRMTLEELLPLSWGAEYLKK, encoded by the exons GACGACTGGATCAAATCTCTTGTTCAAGAGTCCCACAAGGCCAAAGAGTTCTCCTACTGTCCTTACAGCCAGCTCCGAGTGGGATCAGCCCTGTTAACAGAGGACGGGAAGATCTTCTCAG GATCCAATGTTGAGAATGCTTGCTTCTACCTGGGTCTGTGTGCAGAGAGGACTGCTATAAACAAGGCTGTTTCTGAAGGATACAGGAAATTTAAGGCTATTGCTGTTTCTAG TGACTTGGAGGAGCGGGTGATCCCTCCATGTGGCGCCTGCCGACAGGTCATAAGAGAG TTTGGTGATATTCCCGTCTTCATGACCAAGGTGGATGGATCCTACACCAGGATGACTCTGGAGGAGCTGCTTCCACTGTCCTGGGGTGCTGAGTACCTGAAGAAATAG
- the pomp gene encoding LOW QUALITY PROTEIN: proteasome maturation protein (The sequence of the model RefSeq protein was modified relative to this genomic sequence to represent the inferred CDS: inserted 1 base in 1 codon), which produces MKTRPNRIXQVYRIESGRNGITMNTRGLRSQLKDSVPVAGLCPQGAYGVQDTLRGGFTSVKNELLPSHPLEMSEKNFQLNQDKMNFSTLRNIQGLHAPLKLQMEYRAARQIQRLPFLPSSNLALDTLRGSDECIGFEDILNDPAHSEMMGEPHMMVEYKLGML; this is translated from the exons ATGAAAACGCGACCCAACCGGA TCCAAGTGTATCGAATAGAAAGTGGAAGAAACGGAATCACAATG AATACTCGAGGACTCCGCTCTCAGCTGAAAGACAGTGTCCCTGTGGCAGGTTTATGTCCGCAGGGAGCTTACGGGGTGCAGGACACTCTGCGCGGCGG CTTTACCAGTGTAAAGAATGAGCTTCTTCCAAGTCACCCACTGGAGATGTCAGAGAAAAAT TTCCAGCTAAACCAGGACAAGATGAATTTCTCTACTCTCAGAAACATCCAGGGTCTTCATGCTCCACTCAAGCTGCAGATGGAGTACCGGGCAGCTAGACAG ATCCAGCGTCTGCCCTTCTTACCCAGTTCTAACCTGGCTCTGGATACACTCCGAGGCAGTGACGAGTGCATCGGCTTTGAAGACATCCTGAACG ATCCAGCTCACAGTGAAATGATGGGCGAGCCACACATGATGGTGGAATACAAACTGGGAATGTTGTGA